The following proteins come from a genomic window of Natrinema saccharevitans:
- a CDS encoding MBL fold metallo-hydrolase, with the protein MIESDWDDWLVRDVAEADPDGVAIWYLGCNGFVLKGSEGTTVFIDPYLGLGDPPRTIRMIPVPFDPADVAAADAVLATHEHTDHVHGPSQAPVLETTGATFYGPDDSVAVAREEEAWTDEWAVSDEQLTEVTEDDTLEIGEFTVHVEVANDPDATHPVSYVIDHDAGTFFHGGDTKPTDEFERLGDEYEIDLAALAFGTVGRIPDKQTREPKRTRWYNDENQLIECAAAIDADRLLPSHWDMWKGLTADPTTLHHHARSFDSPQDLEIVEIGDRVDL; encoded by the coding sequence ATGATCGAGAGCGACTGGGACGACTGGCTCGTTCGCGACGTCGCGGAGGCCGACCCAGACGGCGTGGCGATCTGGTATCTCGGCTGTAACGGCTTCGTTCTGAAAGGCAGCGAGGGAACGACGGTCTTCATCGATCCCTACCTCGGCCTTGGCGATCCGCCGCGGACGATCCGGATGATTCCGGTCCCGTTCGACCCCGCGGACGTCGCGGCCGCCGACGCCGTCCTCGCGACCCACGAACACACGGATCACGTTCACGGGCCGAGCCAGGCCCCGGTCCTCGAGACAACGGGTGCGACCTTCTACGGACCCGACGACAGCGTCGCCGTCGCCCGCGAGGAAGAGGCCTGGACGGACGAGTGGGCCGTTTCGGACGAGCAATTGACCGAGGTCACAGAGGATGACACGCTCGAGATCGGCGAGTTTACCGTCCACGTCGAGGTCGCCAACGACCCCGACGCGACCCACCCCGTGAGCTACGTGATCGACCACGACGCGGGCACGTTCTTCCACGGCGGCGATACGAAACCCACCGACGAGTTCGAACGCCTCGGCGACGAGTACGAGATCGACCTCGCGGCGCTCGCCTTCGGCACGGTCGGGCGGATCCCGGACAAGCAGACGCGCGAGCCGAAGCGGACCCGCTGGTACAACGACGAAAACCAGCTCATCGAATGCGCCGCCGCCATCGACGCCGATCGGCTGCTCCCGAGCCACTGGGACATGTGGAAGGGGCTGACCGCCGACCCGACGACGCTGCACCACCACGCGCGGAGCTTCGACTCCCCGCAGGACCTCGAGATCGTCGAGATCGGTGACCGCGTCGACCTCTAA
- a CDS encoding prolipoprotein diacylglyceryl transferase produces MSSTADTDDVIEVSADGVTVRKTFAADEFPVPAIRFEIESNRDEPITFQLSEDIPESFPMDKVGFHPDYHSDDWTAYQDHHVEFTATLEPDETLLTVYGIQLEDESRATAFLGEPTIVDLSTHDNDDAAADEVDDEVIGNIVSEDRNQAVKDMISGESDSMPGLEDEDDETTTAAAETDTEPADDEDPADDSAGLDLDLENVDPEPDAAAADDDEDETEDTPDIDLGFDDEEIPEPDDGTAVDDDSGLSIGADDDGGIEIETDDDPEIDVEIDEDDAAADEPDEPSVDLDLGDGTDESSSANDGAATEAATETDDDTADDSGIDLDIDDDTADEFDSDDTADEADAELSEPDETSGDDVDAATTDAEEADDALEASTESDAKADTEAADDDFVTEPGDDAESQPEPGVESEPAADEPDVTADTEDEPPVDDAAATADAAPNPAPEFTGSVATRLATEIREGTVDDDDLEAIRVELDVEPTGAEVAKIDHLQSRVEEVAAYTDALETFLEENGTGAQLIEDLQSDLEALEAEIESVDDRLEGTTTQVDEVAADVDDLSDWNSDLQSELTAVEDDVEDLEAGLADVEADVESVDDEVETVADDLEAVEADVDSVEDDVESVEDDVDDLGDDVDEVEADVESVEDDVEDLEDDIETVESDLEAVRADVTDIQEWRDQLGSMFSD; encoded by the coding sequence ATGAGTAGCACCGCCGATACGGACGACGTGATCGAGGTCAGTGCTGACGGTGTAACCGTCCGGAAGACGTTCGCAGCGGACGAGTTCCCCGTCCCCGCGATCCGGTTCGAGATCGAATCGAACCGCGACGAGCCGATCACGTTCCAACTCTCCGAGGACATCCCCGAATCGTTCCCGATGGACAAAGTCGGGTTCCACCCCGACTACCACAGCGACGACTGGACCGCCTATCAGGACCACCACGTCGAGTTCACGGCCACCCTCGAGCCCGACGAAACGCTCCTGACAGTCTATGGTATCCAACTCGAGGACGAGAGCCGCGCGACGGCGTTTCTCGGGGAGCCCACGATCGTCGATCTCAGCACCCACGACAACGACGACGCCGCGGCCGACGAGGTCGACGACGAAGTCATCGGCAACATCGTCTCGGAGGACCGAAATCAGGCCGTCAAAGACATGATATCCGGCGAGTCCGACTCGATGCCGGGACTCGAAGACGAGGACGACGAGACGACCACAGCAGCCGCCGAAACCGACACCGAACCCGCCGACGACGAGGATCCGGCCGACGATTCGGCGGGGCTGGACCTCGACCTCGAGAACGTCGACCCCGAGCCGGACGCGGCCGCCGCGGACGACGACGAGGACGAGACGGAGGACACGCCGGATATCGATCTCGGCTTCGACGACGAGGAGATCCCCGAGCCCGACGACGGGACGGCTGTGGACGACGATTCCGGCCTCTCAATCGGGGCCGACGACGACGGCGGAATCGAGATCGAGACCGATGACGACCCCGAGATCGACGTCGAGATAGACGAAGACGACGCGGCGGCGGACGAGCCGGACGAGCCCAGCGTCGACCTCGATCTCGGCGACGGGACCGACGAATCGAGTTCCGCGAACGACGGGGCTGCGACCGAAGCGGCTACCGAAACCGACGACGACACGGCCGACGACTCCGGGATCGACCTCGACATCGACGACGACACGGCCGACGAGTTCGATTCCGACGACACGGCAGATGAGGCCGATGCCGAACTGTCCGAACCCGACGAGACGTCGGGTGACGACGTCGACGCAGCCACGACGGACGCCGAGGAAGCCGACGATGCGCTCGAGGCGTCGACGGAATCCGACGCGAAAGCGGACACCGAAGCGGCCGACGACGACTTCGTCACTGAGCCCGGCGACGACGCTGAATCCCAGCCCGAACCCGGGGTCGAATCCGAACCGGCAGCCGACGAGCCCGACGTGACGGCCGACACCGAGGACGAGCCGCCGGTCGACGACGCCGCCGCGACGGCCGACGCGGCCCCGAACCCGGCACCCGAGTTCACCGGCTCCGTCGCCACCCGACTCGCAACCGAGATCCGCGAGGGCACCGTCGACGACGACGACCTCGAGGCGATCCGGGTCGAACTCGACGTCGAGCCCACCGGTGCCGAGGTCGCGAAGATCGATCACCTCCAGTCCCGCGTCGAGGAAGTGGCCGCCTACACCGACGCCCTCGAGACGTTCCTCGAGGAGAACGGGACGGGGGCACAGCTCATCGAGGACCTCCAGTCCGATCTCGAAGCGCTGGAAGCCGAGATCGAGTCGGTCGACGACCGACTCGAGGGGACGACCACGCAGGTCGACGAGGTCGCCGCGGACGTCGACGATCTCAGCGACTGGAACAGCGACCTCCAGTCGGAGCTGACCGCCGTCGAGGACGACGTCGAGGACCTCGAGGCCGGCCTCGCGGACGTGGAAGCCGATGTCGAGTCGGTCGACGACGAGGTCGAGACGGTCGCGGACGATCTCGAAGCCGTGGAAGCCGATGTCGACTCCGTCGAGGACGACGTGGAATCCGTCGAAGACGATGTCGACGATCTTGGAGACGACGTTGACGAGGTCGAGGCTGACGTCGAGTCCGTCGAAGACGACGTCGAGGACCTCGAGGACGACATCGAGACGGTCGAGAGCGATCTCGAGGCGGTGCGCGCGGACGTGACCGATATTCAGGAGTGGCGCGACCAGCTCGGGTCGATGTTCTCGGACTGA
- a CDS encoding HVO_2901 family zinc finger protein: protein MHTCRNCNQSFQTELALELHRDTCGDGQLLCEVCGERFQEGSATQDGWHYECPNEDCDGDGLQEDLYRVGDVRTATH, encoded by the coding sequence ATGCACACCTGTCGAAACTGTAATCAGTCGTTCCAGACCGAACTCGCCCTCGAGTTACACCGCGATACGTGCGGCGACGGACAGCTCCTCTGTGAGGTATGCGGGGAGCGATTCCAGGAGGGGTCGGCGACCCAGGACGGCTGGCACTACGAGTGCCCCAACGAGGATTGTGACGGCGACGGACTGCAGGAGGACCTCTATCGCGTCGGCGACGTCCGAACCGCGACCCACTGA
- a CDS encoding DUF7344 domain-containing protein — protein sequence MRDDRTELEANALSSAVDGLSVDEVFRLLASPIARATIVYCHQQPQPTLEELADVVAGVTASDEGTIASPADRDRIRVRLYHETLPRLEDMELLAFERKSGDVTETAIPESILDCLRAVE from the coding sequence ATGAGAGACGATCGCACCGAACTCGAGGCGAACGCGCTCAGTTCGGCCGTGGACGGACTGTCGGTCGATGAGGTGTTTCGCCTGCTCGCGTCCCCGATCGCTCGAGCAACGATCGTCTACTGCCACCAGCAGCCACAGCCAACGCTCGAGGAACTCGCGGACGTGGTCGCCGGCGTGACCGCCAGCGATGAGGGGACGATCGCGTCGCCGGCCGACCGCGACCGGATCAGAGTCCGGCTCTACCACGAGACGCTGCCGCGACTCGAGGACATGGAACTGCTCGCGTTCGAGCGGAAATCCGGCGACGTCACCGAGACGGCGATTCCGGAGTCGATCCTCGACTGCCTGCGGGCCGTCGAGTGA
- a CDS encoding tyrosine-type recombinase/integrase, giving the protein MAVTFGLKMTDRSESIEYFLEDIEHHGRNDRTAAAYRRVLFEFDDFLDERFGKAPAEASYRDCMSFTHDLRSEYAESTVASYASYLNRFYGYLVRVGRHDENPMELVLEEMSESIESNPSRRDVSLEEMRNFVATIHHPLHRAIILTMLKTGIRSGELCNIDLIDLHLDHEARSWNPRAQISDESNSLYISAEHTYAEESGGIVRTESNKRKRETIIPIDSELETALVRWLAIRPEAMSRSEPLFVGTVERWGKRLTIDTVHHIVEQYTRDYGWFRTGGGAAENVTPHYFRHFFTTHLRDRTGDRGVVKYLRGDVASDIIDTYTHNWGDRVRETYLDRIYSLTDHR; this is encoded by the coding sequence ATGGCGGTTACGTTCGGGTTAAAAATGACTGACAGGTCCGAATCGATCGAATATTTCCTCGAGGATATCGAACACCACGGTCGTAACGACCGGACCGCGGCGGCCTATCGGCGCGTCCTCTTCGAATTCGATGATTTTCTCGACGAGCGGTTCGGCAAAGCACCGGCTGAGGCGAGTTACAGGGACTGTATGTCCTTCACACACGACCTGCGTTCGGAATACGCCGAAAGCACCGTTGCGAGCTATGCGTCGTACTTGAACCGGTTCTACGGCTATCTCGTACGGGTTGGACGACACGATGAGAACCCGATGGAGCTTGTACTGGAGGAGATGTCCGAATCGATCGAATCGAACCCCTCCCGTCGGGACGTTTCGCTCGAGGAGATGCGTAATTTCGTCGCAACTATCCATCATCCGCTTCATCGAGCGATCATACTAACGATGTTGAAAACGGGGATACGATCCGGCGAACTCTGCAACATCGACCTGATCGATTTGCATCTCGATCACGAGGCGAGATCATGGAACCCACGGGCACAGATCAGTGATGAATCGAACTCACTGTATATCTCCGCTGAACACACGTACGCCGAAGAATCCGGGGGAATAGTCCGGACTGAATCAAATAAACGTAAACGAGAAACGATCATTCCGATCGACTCCGAACTCGAAACTGCGCTAGTTCGATGGCTTGCAATCCGACCGGAGGCGATGTCTCGGAGTGAGCCGCTGTTCGTCGGAACCGTCGAACGGTGGGGAAAGCGACTCACAATCGATACGGTCCATCATATCGTCGAACAGTATACGAGAGACTACGGCTGGTTCCGCACCGGTGGTGGTGCAGCAGAAAACGTGACACCGCACTATTTTCGGCACTTCTTCACCACCCATCTGCGGGACCGGACCGGTGACCGTGGGGTAGTTAAATATCTACGCGGGGACGTGGCAAGTGACATAATCGACACCTACACCCACAACTGGGGGGATCGGGTTCGCGAAACGTATCTCGATCGAATTTATTCGCTCACGGACCATCGCTGA
- a CDS encoding DUF2703 domain-containing protein: protein MDDHTDSKTVSIIQPATEEYTRRTVTVDFLYLDNESCDRCMGTEDALEAALERIEPILDALAVGITVRDIHVSTLEAAEATQLAVSPTIRINGRDIQPDYIENTCESCGGLCECEGDVDCRLWQYRGEEYSTAPVGLLVESLVQAIAPNGMQSSESRESRAYQLSSNVREFFEGAGSDESDCGCGC, encoded by the coding sequence ATGGACGACCACACAGACAGCAAGACGGTATCGATTATTCAGCCAGCAACCGAAGAGTACACACGACGGACGGTTACCGTCGATTTCCTCTATCTGGACAACGAATCCTGCGACCGATGTATGGGGACTGAAGATGCACTCGAAGCGGCGCTTGAGCGGATCGAACCAATTCTCGATGCGCTAGCTGTCGGGATTACTGTCAGGGATATCCACGTCTCGACGCTAGAGGCTGCTGAAGCGACGCAACTCGCCGTGTCACCGACGATCCGTATCAATGGCCGGGACATCCAGCCCGACTATATTGAAAATACCTGCGAATCGTGTGGAGGCCTCTGTGAGTGTGAGGGTGATGTCGATTGTCGCCTCTGGCAGTACCGCGGTGAGGAATACTCGACGGCACCTGTCGGACTCCTTGTCGAGTCGTTAGTGCAAGCTATTGCGCCGAATGGGATGCAATCCAGTGAATCACGCGAGAGCCGAGCCTATCAGCTTTCGTCGAACGTCCGGGAATTCTTCGAAGGGGCGGGCAGCGACGAATCGGACTGTGGGTGTGGTTGCTAA
- a CDS encoding DICT sensory domain-containing protein, with amino-acid sequence MRSLRDAFEAVDRRHKTLEIHSDDESVVTALRRGFETRTVDVTRRPLGLLDGAGFVIVRDADGAFRGALGLEGFEAILSPTAHPPWELVDAEPDPAHLFDFLENTLFASATRGQLLATSREIEERAWRAGAGRLYAGFQRPAALRTQAAVYERFGACKSIDVTAFLAGEWSTPLEGVSVVTGTGGELGAFWFVVFDGGEDGRHCGALIAEERDPDEYAGFWTFEPSIVRELSDYLETIDDA; translated from the coding sequence ATGCGATCGCTCCGAGACGCCTTCGAGGCGGTTGATCGACGGCACAAGACCCTCGAGATACACAGCGACGACGAGTCGGTCGTGACGGCGCTCCGTCGGGGGTTCGAAACGCGGACCGTCGACGTAACGCGTCGTCCACTGGGACTGCTCGACGGGGCCGGCTTCGTGATCGTCCGAGACGCCGACGGCGCGTTTCGGGGCGCGCTGGGACTCGAGGGGTTCGAGGCGATCCTCTCACCGACGGCCCACCCACCGTGGGAGTTGGTCGACGCCGAACCCGACCCCGCTCACCTGTTCGACTTCCTCGAGAACACGCTGTTCGCGTCCGCGACCCGCGGCCAGTTGCTCGCGACCTCCCGCGAGATCGAAGAGCGGGCGTGGCGGGCCGGTGCCGGCCGGCTGTACGCGGGCTTCCAGCGACCGGCGGCGCTTCGGACTCAGGCGGCGGTGTACGAGCGATTCGGTGCCTGCAAGTCGATCGACGTGACGGCGTTTCTGGCGGGAGAGTGGTCGACCCCGCTCGAGGGCGTCTCGGTCGTCACCGGGACCGGCGGCGAACTCGGCGCGTTCTGGTTCGTCGTCTTCGACGGCGGCGAGGACGGAAGGCATTGCGGTGCCCTGATCGCCGAAGAACGCGATCCGGACGAGTACGCCGGGTTCTGGACGTTCGAGCCGTCGATCGTCCGCGAACTGAGCGACTACCTCGAGACGATCGACGACGCGTAG
- the dph2 gene encoding diphthamide biosynthesis enzyme Dph2 translates to MSQESEYTDGDLRNTGMQLKHDREWDYELETIVDAIEERDATKVGLQFPEGLKRRGPSVADDLRELADDDVTFMLSGQPCYGACDLDTYLMKRTDVFVHFGHSPMKDTDKVIYVPLFSNVEVTPIMEDALDTLESPEETEDVGLVTTAQHMNRYEEMAAFLEDRGYEVHSRRGDERLTHEGQVLGCNYASADVPADQVLYVGGGKFHPLGLAMEYPDKHVVIADPVNNVVTVADTEKFMKQRYGAVHRAMDAEKWGVIFCTKIGQGRWEQAQEILEDNDDAYLITMDEVTPDRLRNFDMDAFVNTGCPRITTDDGPQFHKPMLTPGEYEIAVGNKPLDELSFDTFHGTW, encoded by the coding sequence ATGAGTCAGGAGTCGGAGTACACTGACGGGGACCTCCGGAACACCGGAATGCAGCTCAAGCACGACCGGGAGTGGGACTACGAACTCGAGACGATCGTCGACGCGATCGAGGAGCGAGACGCCACGAAGGTCGGCCTGCAGTTCCCCGAAGGACTGAAGCGTCGAGGCCCGTCCGTCGCCGACGACCTCCGGGAACTGGCCGACGACGACGTGACGTTCATGCTCTCGGGCCAGCCCTGTTACGGTGCCTGCGATCTCGACACCTATCTGATGAAACGCACCGACGTGTTCGTTCACTTCGGCCACTCGCCGATGAAGGACACGGACAAGGTGATCTACGTGCCGCTGTTCTCGAACGTCGAGGTGACGCCGATCATGGAGGACGCCCTCGACACGCTCGAGTCGCCCGAGGAGACCGAAGACGTCGGCCTCGTGACGACCGCCCAGCACATGAACCGCTACGAGGAGATGGCCGCGTTCCTGGAGGACCGTGGCTACGAGGTCCACAGCCGCCGCGGCGACGAGCGGCTAACTCACGAGGGGCAGGTGCTGGGCTGCAACTACGCGAGCGCGGACGTGCCCGCGGACCAGGTCCTTTACGTTGGCGGCGGCAAGTTCCACCCGCTGGGGCTGGCGATGGAGTATCCCGACAAGCACGTCGTCATCGCCGATCCCGTCAACAACGTCGTCACCGTCGCCGACACGGAGAAGTTCATGAAACAGCGCTACGGTGCCGTCCACCGCGCGATGGACGCCGAGAAATGGGGCGTCATCTTCTGTACCAAGATCGGCCAGGGTCGCTGGGAACAGGCCCAGGAGATCCTCGAGGACAACGACGACGCCTACCTCATCACGATGGACGAAGTGACGCCGGACCGCCTGCGGAACTTCGACATGGACGCGTTCGTCAACACCGGCTGTCCGCGGATCACGACCGACGACGGGCCGCAGTTCCACAAACCGATGCTCACGCCCGGCGAGTACGAGATCGCGGTCGGCAACAAGCCCCTGGACGAACTCTCCTTCGACACGTTCCACGGCACCTGGTAA
- a CDS encoding PH domain-containing protein, with amino-acid sequence MRSLHPASIAVRSLSRSINTGFLFFVVGVVVSPGGNGMDLLSIFGLVAIGIVAGIVYEFAYYQRFRYDLTDDTFDVTSGVLARRDRELPLGRVQNVDIRQNVLGRVLGIAAVHIETAGGGQTEVSLEYVAEDEAHRLRRQLRSGASRDDPDDDDLEAGDRTTAADPGPADDELLFEIRPRELVILSVFTIDPGASLLGGIALSFASGFDPATLLPGDRIGWLPGPETGLFALAWGLFLFLLAAWVVSAVLTFTRYYGFRLTRAGDELYYERGLLQRYSGTIPLEKVQTLTISRSVPFRWFGYAALSVETAGYAPGQSDSRGTESAIPLADADRVAALARAIEPFGPVALESPPRRARERYAVRYLLVVAAGVGIAALVARYTGVLGRWYLLAALAVLVPPAAHLKWSSRGYQVDDRYFLTRTGFWRRTTKVVPYYRVQAVLHQATIFQRRRSLASVTADTASSASLLGRAATAHDIDAERGLELQADLEERLQERLRARKRQRTVGQWFREADDGDSSDEDS; translated from the coding sequence ATGAGATCGCTGCATCCCGCGTCGATCGCCGTCCGCTCGCTGTCGCGGAGTATCAACACCGGCTTCCTGTTTTTCGTCGTCGGGGTGGTCGTCTCGCCCGGCGGAAACGGGATGGATCTGCTGTCGATATTCGGCCTCGTCGCGATCGGGATCGTCGCCGGGATCGTCTACGAGTTCGCCTACTACCAGCGGTTCCGGTACGATCTGACCGACGACACGTTCGACGTCACTTCCGGCGTTCTCGCGCGTCGGGACCGCGAACTCCCGCTCGGTCGAGTCCAGAACGTCGACATCAGACAGAACGTCCTCGGTCGCGTCCTCGGTATCGCCGCCGTCCACATCGAGACCGCCGGCGGCGGCCAAACCGAAGTCAGCCTCGAGTACGTCGCCGAAGACGAGGCTCACCGGCTCAGGCGACAACTCCGGAGCGGGGCGAGCAGGGACGACCCGGACGACGACGATCTCGAGGCGGGCGACCGAACTACGGCGGCCGACCCCGGCCCCGCGGACGACGAACTCCTGTTCGAGATCCGACCACGAGAACTCGTGATCCTGAGCGTCTTTACCATCGACCCCGGGGCGAGTCTACTCGGCGGTATCGCGCTGTCCTTTGCCAGCGGGTTCGATCCCGCGACGCTGCTACCCGGGGATCGCATCGGCTGGCTGCCGGGCCCCGAAACGGGCCTGTTCGCCCTCGCGTGGGGCCTCTTCCTGTTCCTACTTGCCGCCTGGGTCGTCAGCGCGGTGCTTACGTTCACCCGGTACTACGGGTTCCGGCTCACCCGCGCCGGCGACGAACTCTACTACGAGCGCGGGCTCTTGCAGCGCTACAGCGGGACGATCCCGCTCGAGAAGGTCCAGACGCTGACGATCTCTCGGTCGGTCCCCTTCCGTTGGTTCGGCTACGCCGCCCTCAGCGTCGAGACGGCCGGCTACGCGCCCGGCCAGTCCGACTCCCGAGGGACCGAGTCCGCGATTCCGCTGGCCGACGCCGACCGGGTGGCCGCACTCGCACGCGCGATCGAACCCTTCGGTCCGGTCGCCCTCGAGTCGCCGCCTCGCCGTGCGCGCGAGCGGTACGCGGTCCGGTACCTGCTCGTCGTCGCCGCCGGCGTCGGGATCGCGGCGCTGGTGGCCCGATACACGGGAGTCCTCGGTCGGTGGTACCTGCTGGCCGCACTCGCCGTCCTCGTCCCGCCTGCCGCCCACCTGAAGTGGTCCAGTCGGGGCTACCAGGTCGACGACCGGTACTTCCTCACCCGGACCGGCTTCTGGCGGCGCACCACGAAGGTCGTCCCCTACTACCGGGTCCAGGCCGTCCTCCACCAGGCGACGATCTTCCAGCGCCGCCGGTCCCTCGCCAGCGTCACCGCCGACACCGCGAGTTCGGCCTCGCTGCTTGGCCGGGCCGCGACCGCCCACGACATCGACGCCGAACGGGGCCTCGAGTTACAGGCCGACCTCGAGGAACGGCTCCAGGAGCGACTGCGGGCACGCAAGCGCCAGCGGACCGTCGGGCAGTGGTTCCGGGAGGCCGACGACGGGGACTCGAGCGACGAAGACAGTTAG
- a CDS encoding class I SAM-dependent methyltransferase, with protein MPKSEPFEVHTDRYEGWFDEHDDVYQSELAALDRFVPATGRGIEIGVGSARFAAPLEIDVGIDPAEAMLEHARERGINVVRGVGEHLPFPDDTFDTALIVTTICFVDDIPRTLAEADRILSQSGHLVIGYIDKDSPVGRLYQEKKEQNPFYREATFVSTEELLEALEATGFTDFEFVQTIYHWLDEGDGIEPIEDGYGDGSFVGLKASR; from the coding sequence ATGCCGAAATCGGAGCCATTCGAAGTCCACACTGACCGATACGAAGGATGGTTCGACGAACACGACGACGTCTACCAGTCCGAGTTGGCTGCGTTGGATCGGTTCGTGCCAGCGACCGGACGCGGAATCGAGATCGGCGTCGGGAGCGCGCGGTTTGCCGCACCGCTTGAAATCGACGTCGGGATCGACCCCGCCGAAGCGATGTTGGAACATGCCCGCGAGCGGGGAATCAACGTGGTCAGAGGTGTCGGTGAGCATCTCCCATTCCCGGACGATACCTTCGACACTGCGCTGATCGTGACGACGATTTGCTTCGTCGACGACATTCCCAGAACGTTGGCCGAAGCCGACCGAATCCTCTCGCAGTCAGGGCACCTCGTGATCGGCTACATCGACAAGGACAGCCCGGTCGGTCGGCTCTATCAGGAAAAGAAAGAGCAGAATCCGTTCTACAGGGAGGCGACGTTCGTCTCGACCGAAGAACTCCTCGAGGCGCTCGAAGCGACCGGGTTTACAGACTTTGAGTTCGTACAAACGATCTACCACTGGCTCGATGAGGGAGACGGTATCGAGCCGATTGAAGACGGCTATGGCGACGGGTCGTTCGTGGGGCTCAAAGCCAGCCGATAG
- a CDS encoding winged helix-turn-helix transcriptional regulator, which produces MSEREQWQAKWHGLQDILGPKWTLHILRLLSEGPQGFNAIQRELDGLTAPMLSQRLKELRCHGLVERVVADTTPPTTTYSLTEQGTEIATQLRELESLVELHDHGDDPETDGCSPTSQECRDEALTTGCVTAVDRC; this is translated from the coding sequence ATGAGCGAGCGCGAGCAGTGGCAGGCAAAATGGCACGGATTACAGGACATTCTCGGGCCGAAGTGGACGCTGCACATCCTTCGTCTCCTGTCAGAAGGGCCTCAGGGGTTCAACGCGATTCAACGCGAACTTGACGGCTTGACCGCACCGATGCTATCTCAGCGGCTCAAAGAGCTTCGGTGTCACGGCCTCGTCGAGCGGGTAGTCGCAGATACGACCCCTCCGACGACGACGTACTCACTGACCGAGCAGGGAACTGAAATCGCTACTCAACTTCGAGAACTGGAGTCGCTCGTCGAGTTACACGATCACGGAGACGACCCCGAAACCGACGGCTGTTCGCCCACCTCGCAGGAGTGTCGTGACGAAGCACTCACGACCGGATGCGTAACGGCTGTCGATCGATGTTGA
- a CDS encoding PH domain-containing protein, with protein sequence MERLTPRVRVVWLALALVRAAIFGGIVVGAAIGLTRTDLWASAPEVLVPAAVAVAVVLAVLRVVVAWLRYGVWRFELRDDDLYIERGVFTRVRTVVPYVRVQHVDSRRSPLERTTGLATVVVYTAGSRSSDVTIPGLTPARADSLQESLRGLAIESEGEDAV encoded by the coding sequence ATGGAACGGCTCACGCCGCGAGTGCGGGTCGTCTGGCTGGCCCTCGCGCTGGTTCGGGCCGCGATCTTCGGTGGGATCGTCGTCGGTGCAGCGATCGGGCTCACCCGGACCGATCTCTGGGCGAGTGCGCCGGAGGTCCTCGTGCCGGCCGCCGTCGCAGTCGCCGTCGTTCTCGCCGTCCTCCGGGTCGTCGTCGCCTGGCTCCGCTACGGCGTCTGGCGGTTCGAACTCCGGGACGACGACCTCTACATCGAGCGCGGCGTCTTTACGCGCGTCAGGACCGTCGTCCCCTACGTCCGGGTCCAACACGTCGACTCCCGCCGCTCCCCGCTCGAGCGGACGACCGGGCTCGCGACGGTCGTGGTGTACACGGCCGGCTCCCGGAGTTCGGACGTCACGATCCCCGGGTTGACGCCAGCCCGTGCGGACTCGCTCCAGGAGTCGCTTCGGGGGCTCGCGATCGAGAGCGAGGGTGAAGACGCCGTATGA
- a CDS encoding DUF5805 domain-containing protein translates to MADDDRTAVKTYVPRYQKEEWADHADELDMSQSEFVRTMVQAGRRDFDVPSSNAIDTGTEAGDQTRTRTDTDDLQERVLAAIDREAVLDWDELVDELIDDIENEVDTALGELQDKNHIRYSGRDGGYVRVKND, encoded by the coding sequence ATGGCAGACGACGATCGAACTGCAGTGAAAACGTACGTTCCACGATACCAAAAGGAGGAATGGGCCGACCACGCCGACGAACTCGACATGAGTCAAAGTGAATTCGTCCGGACGATGGTGCAAGCGGGTCGGCGCGATTTCGATGTTCCGTCGTCAAATGCTATCGATACCGGGACGGAAGCAGGGGACCAAACCCGAACACGGACGGATACCGACGATCTGCAGGAACGGGTCCTCGCAGCGATCGACCGGGAAGCGGTCCTCGACTGGGACGAGTTAGTAGATGAGCTGATCGACGATATCGAGAACGAAGTCGATACTGCATTAGGCGAGCTTCAGGACAAAAATCACATCCGGTACAGCGGGCGGGATGGCGGTTACGTTCGGGTTAAAAATGACTGA